Within the Anaerolineales bacterium genome, the region CTCTCGCTGACGGAAGAACACGAACAAGCCGTCTTCGAGATGGGATTTTACGTCCCGGGGGAGATCGCCCTGCTTTGCGAAATCGCCCGTCCGCAGGTGGGTGTGGTCACCAACGTCAGTGAAGTGCATCTGGAACGCGCAAAGACGATGGAAGCGATCGTGCGGGGCAAAACCGAGCTGGTGGAGAGCCTGCCGGCGGCGCCGGAAGGCACGGCGATCCTGAATTACGACGATCCGCTGGTGCGGAGCATGTCCGAACACACCCGGGCGCGGGTGTTTTACTACGGCCTGTCTCCGGAAGCGGACTTGTGGGCCGACGAAGTCCAGGGTTTGGGTCTCGAAGGGGTGCGCTTCGTGCTGCACTACCAGGGCCGCGCCTATCACGTCCGCGTCCCGCTGCTGGGGCGCCACTCGGTGCACACCGCGCTGCGGGCGACGTCCGTGGGGCTGGTCCAGGGCTTGAGCTGGGAGGAAATCGTCAACGGTCTGAAAAGCGAAAACAGCCAGTTGCGATTGGTCGCCGTGCAGGGTCCGCATGGTTCCCTGCTGCTCGACGACACCTACAACGCCGCACCGCCTTCCGTGATCGCCGCCTTGAATCTGCTGTCCGAATTGGAAGGCAGGCGCATCGCCGTTCTGGGCGACATGCTCGAATTGGGCGACTTCGAGGAGCGCGGCCACCGCATGGTGGGCGCACGGGCGGCGCAGGTCGTGGACGAGTTGATCGCCGTCGGCGAGCGGGCGAAATGGATCGCAGACGAGGCCC harbors:
- the murF gene encoding UDP-N-acetylmuramoyl-tripeptide--D-alanyl-D-alanine ligase, producing the protein MLTVGEVLEALTGHEHVAAPQEITQGVIDSREASPGSLFVALAGENTDGHDYVTAAFRSGAILALIERQVEGEHALLDLRNEVSAADLATLEFPLCLWVKSSLEALQQIARHWRSMLSPQVIGVTGSVGKSTTKELTAEVLEQRFCTFRNPGNLNNEIGLPLSMLSLTEEHEQAVFEMGFYVPGEIALLCEIARPQVGVVTNVSEVHLERAKTMEAIVRGKTELVESLPAAPEGTAILNYDDPLVRSMSEHTRARVFYYGLSPEADLWADEVQGLGLEGVRFVLHYQGRAYHVRVPLLGRHSVHTALRATSVGLVQGLSWEEIVNGLKSENSQLRLVAVQGPHGSLLLDDTYNAAPPSVIAALNLLSELEGRRIAVLGDMLELGDFEERGHRMVGARAAQVVDELIAVGERAKWIADEARQAGLDADRIHLLANSDEATEYLRDRIGEGDVVLVKGSHGLRMDKIVSALEERE